TGATGCTGCGGACGGAGACGCCGGGCGGACGCGTGACCGTCGAGATCGTCGATCCGGCCACCGGCCGCCCGATCGGCCGCGCAACGGGCCGATGACGTCCGGCCGCGTCGCCCTGCCGGAGGATTGCGCGGGCGAGATATTCGCCGCGCTGTCCGGGAGCTTTCCAGAGGAGGGCTGCGGGCTGCTGGTCGGCCGTCTCGAAGACGGCAGCGTCCGGATCGAAAGCGTCGTGCCCAGCCCCAACATCGCCGAGGCGCGGGAGAAGACCTTCGAGATCGACCCGGGCCTCAGGCTCCGCACCCAGCGTGAGGCGCGTGCCGCGGGACTGGAAATCGTCGGCCACTATCACAGTCATCCGTTCGGCGAACCGATCCCCTCGGACACCGACCGGGGACGCGCCGCGGGCGAACCGGAACTGGTCTGGCTGATCATGGGCCTGCGCTGGGGCGGCGCGCAGGGACTCGCCGCCTGGCGCATGGCGCCCGGCCTGGAGCCCGAAAGGCTTGCCCTGGACATCATCGAACAAGGAAACGCCGGATGAATTTCGCTTCCGACAACATCGCCGGCGTCCATCCGCGGATCATGGAGGCGCTTCAGAGCGCCAACGCGGGATTCAGCCCGTCCTATGGCGCCGACGACCTGACCGCATCGCTGGAGGCGCGGCTCAAGGACATCTTCGAGACCGACCTCGCCGTCTTTCCCGTGGCGACGGGCTCCGCCGCCAACTGCCTTGCGCTGTCCGCGCTCTCGCCGCCCTGGGGGGCGATCTACTGCCACGACCACGCCCACATCTTCGACGACGAGTGCTGCGGCCCGGAGTTCTACACCGGCGGCGCCAAGCTCTATCCCGTCGAGGCCGAGCATGGCCGGCTGACGGTCGAGGGCCTGAGGGCGGGTCTCGGCCGCTTCAAGGCCGGATTCGATCACCACCCCCAGCCGGCGGCGATCTCGCTCACCCAGTGCACCGAGTGGGGGGCGGTCTATCCGGTCGACCGGATCGCGGCGTTGAGCGACCTGGCGCATGCTCATGGTTGCCGCGTCCACATGGACGGCGCGCGCTTCGCCAACGCGCTGGCCAGCCTGGACGTCAGTCCCGCCGAGATGACCTGGAAGGCCGGCGTCGACGCGCTGTCCTTCGGCGCGACGAAGAACGGCGCCATGGCGGCCGAAGCGGTGATCTTTTTCGACACGGACCTGGCGAAGGACTTCATCTACCGCCGCAAGCGGGCGGGACACCTGTTCTCCAAGATGCGGTTCCTGTCGGCGCAGCTTCTGGCCTATCTGGAGGACGATCTGTGGCTGGAGAACGCGCGTCACGCCAACCGGGCGGCAGCGCGGCTCCACGACGGCCTTGCACGTCTGAACAGTGTGGCGTTCGCCGCGCCCGTCGAGGCGAACGAGTTGTTCGTGGCCCTGCCCGAGGACACGGCCGCGCTGCTGCGGGAAGCGGGCGCGAGCTTCCACACCATGAGCAAGGACGGCCGCGACGTCTCGCGGCTGGTCACCTCCTTCGCGACCGGCGATGATGAAGTCGACCGTTTCATCGGAATCTGCGGCGGCTGACCGGACAGAGCATGGCGGAACAACGCACCAGGGTACTGATCGTCGGCGGCGGGCTGGTGGGTCTGAGCCTGGCCGCCGCGCTGGGCCGCGCCGGAATCGAGACCATGGTCGTCGACCGGGAAGCGCCGGAGACGACCGTCGCGCCGCCATTCGACGGGCGCGCTTCCGCCATCGCCGCCGCCTCCTGGCGCATGCTCCAGCGCCTGGATGTCGCGCCACGCATCCGGGACGTGCAGCCGATCGAGGAGATCCGCGTCTCCGACGGCAATGCGCCGCTGTTCCTGCACTACGACCACCGGGATCTGGGCGATGAGCCCCTGGGCCAGATGGTGGAGAACCGGTTCACCCGCCGCGCCCTGCTGGACAGCGTGGCCGAACTGGATTCGGTCATCCTGGCCGCGCCCATGTCGGTCGGCCGTCTGCGCCGCGGGCAGGCCGGGGTCGAGGCCAGCCTGTCGGACGGCACACTGGTGCGCGCCGAGCTCTGTGTCGCGGCCGACGGGCGGCAGTCGCGTCTGCGCGAGGAGGCCGGCATAGACGCCATCGTGCGGCGCTATCCGCAGGACGGTATTGTCTGCACCATCGCCCACGAACTGCCCCACCGGGCGATCGCACACGAGCGGTTCCTCCCGGCGGGTCCGTTCGCCATCCTGCCGCTGACCGCCAACCGCTCCTCGCTGGTCTGGACCGAACGCAGCGATCTGGCGCCCGCGTTCCTGGAACTGGACGCCGCCGCCTTTGCCCACGAGATCCAGCGCCGGGTCGGCGGATTCCTGGGCGATCTGGAGGTGGTGGGCCCCCGCTTCCGCTATCCGCTCACCCTGGTGCTGGCGCAGGACTACCATGCGCACCGGCTGGCCCTGATCGGCGACGCCGCCCACGGCATCCATCCGATCGCCGGCCAGGGCTTCAATCTGGGCCTCAGGGACGTAGCGGCGCTGACCGAGATTCTGGAGGAAGCCGCCGGGATCGGCATGGACCTCGGCGACGCCACGCTGCTGGCGCGCTACGAACAGTGGCGGCGCACCGATTCGGTGGTGCTGGCGGGCGTCACCGACATCCTCAACCGGCTGTTCTCCAACGATCTGCCGCCGATCCGGCTGGTCCGCGACCTTGGTCTCGCCGCCGTCAACCGCACGAAGCCGCTGCGCCGGTTCTTCATGCGCCATGCCATGGGCGACGTCGGCGACAGCCCCGCCCTGCTCAGGCGCTGAGACGCTCCTCGGCGACCGTCTCGATCGTCTTGCGCAGATCCGGGTTGGCGTCCAGCAGCTTCTGGAAGTCACGCCGCTCCAGGATCAGCAGGTCGGAGAAGGTCTTCGCCACCACGTCGGCGGTGCGCGGCGCGTCCTTGAGCAGCGCGATCTCGCCGAAGAAATCGCCCGAGCCCAGCATGACCGGCTCCGGTTCGACGCGGACCTCGATGGCGCCCGAGGAGACGAAGTACATGGCATCGCCCGTCTCCCCCTTGCGGCAGAGGTTCTCGCCCGGCAGGGCCAGTTCCGATTTCAGCAGGGCCGCGATGGCCTGGATGCGATCCTGGCTGAGCCCCTGGAACAGAGGCACACCGGCGACGAGTTGCTCGGGATCGAGACCCAGATCCAGCGCCGGCCGCTGGCCAAGTTCGTCCTCGCGCTCCTCCAGCTCCTGCTGGAGATTGGCGTAGATCTCCGCCCCGATGATGGCCTCGTCGTGCAGGCGGGCGTAGTCGCTCCGCTCTCGCCTGATCGCGACCTGCTGCAGGTAGCGCCGCTGCAGCTTGCCGGCATAGTCGGGATACTGGACCCGGAGCGCATTGAGCGCCGACATCACGGTCTCGCGCCGTTCGTCCAGGATCTCGCACAGGCGGTCGGCGGCCGGATCGCCGACCAGCGCGCGGATGTCGTCGATGCCCTGATCGCGCACTTCCGCCAGCACCGCGATCACCGTGCGCAGCCGCTCCATGCGGTTCGCCAGCCTCTTGCCAAGGGGGCCGGCCATGCCGAATCGCCGCTGGACCTGCATCGACAGCATGAAGCGCCAGTTGAACTCCAGCAGCTTGTCCGCTGCGCTGCGGTAACCCTCGACGCCGCCGGTCTTGGTGGCGTCCATGAGTTCGTCGGTCAACGCCACCAGTTCCCGCGCCGTTGCCGAAGGCACATAGCCGCGCGAGTAATGATCCAGATAGCCCTGGCGCTCGCGGCCGACCGTCGCCAGCAGACCGATCTTGAGCCAGTCGCCATCGCTGAGTTCCACGGCTGTCCCTTCCGCCGTGTTCATCTCCTCGACCCGCCGGGCGTAGTCGCCAGCCACCTGCGCGCCGACCTCGCCGGGGATGTTGTGGCGCTCGGCCCAGCGGGGGACGGCCTTGCTGATGTCGTCCAGCGCCCGGGCGATGGTGCGGTTGCGCACCGCCAGATCGGCCGGCGACAGGCGGTCGAGGCCGAAGGCCTTCATGACCGCCCCCACCGTGGTCGCGTTGACGAACAGCGTGAACAGCACGAAGGCGCAGACCAGCGCGGCGATGAAATTCCGCACGTCGACGGGGAAGGCCTCGTTCTCGAGAACTGCCAGCGCCAGCGCCAGCGAGACCGCGCCGCGCAGACCGCCCCACCACATCACGGTGCGGAAGCCGAGGCTGACATTCGCGGCGATGCCCGAGCGGCTGAGCACGGGCAGCACGGCGTGGGTGAGCAGGCCGCGGGCGAAGAAGGCCGTGGCGATGAGCACCACCAGGGTGGTCCACATGCCGCCGGTAAACACCGACAGGATCTGAGGCACGGCCATGCCCACCAGGACGAAGATCAGGGAATTGGCCCAGAACCCCAGATTCTCCCAGGTTTCCTGCAGCAGATGCCAGCCATGGCCGGAGATCGTGGTCCGTCCGTAAGAGCCCATCACCAGCGCCGCCGTGACCACCGCCATGACGCCGGAGACATGCAGATAGTGCTCGGCGACCAGGAAGGAGAGATAGGCCAGCGAGATCGTCAGCGTGACCTCCACCAGGGCAATGCCGCCGACATGGCCGATCACCCAGGCGAAGCCGCGGGCCATGAGGTAGCCGACGACGATGCCGCCCACGAAGACCTGGAGGAAGCCGAAGGCGCCGCCGATCAGGTCCGCTTCGGCGGCCCCCAGGATCATGGCGACCAGGATATTGAACAGCACGATGGCCGTGGCGTCGTTGAACAGGCTCTCGCCCTCGACCAGGATGGCGAGCCGTTTCGGCGCGCCCAGATCCTTGAAGATCGCCACGACCGCGACCGGGTCCGTGGCCGAGAGGATGGCGCCAAGCAGCAGGCAGACGACGAAGCCCATGCCGGAAACCGCGTAGACCGCGCCGCCGACCATGAAGGCGGAAATCAGCAGGCCGATGACCGCCAGGAACAGGATCGGGCGTATGTCGGCCATCAGCTTGCGCACGTCGATCGACAGGCTGCTTTCGAAGACCAGAGCCGGCAGGAAGACGAAGATGATGATCTCCGACGTCAGATCGAAGCTCTCGAAACTGTGCAGCAGGTCGCTGACCGGCCCCAGATGGGCGTCGTGCGCGGCGCTGATCAGCAGGCCGAGGATGATCCCGACGACGGCGAGCAGCACCGTGTAGGGAAACTTGTAGCGCTTCGCGACCGGCAGGATCAGCACGGCGATCGTCATCAGGCCGAACAGCCCGAGAATGGTCGTCCAGATTCCCTCGTGCATCGCTCAGAACCCCCTCGTCGACGATGCCGTCCCTCTCAGGCGCTCAATATACGGCCTTCCGCGACGAAAGTGCGATTAATTGTCTGAACCATCGGGACTGGCCCGGGACTGCACGGGATGGGGCTGTTTCCTGCCGGCGCCGTTCATCTCGCGGGCCCGCGCCAGCCACGGAGGCGGCTGCTTGTTCAGGAAGGCGCGCATGCCGGCCGGCGCTTCGGGACGCCGGAGCAGGCGGATCAGGTGCTGGGCCGCTTTGTCCAGGGTCTCGTCGAGCGCAGCCTCCTCCGTCATCAGCACGATCTCCTTGACCGCCGCCACCGCCGCCGGATCGTTGCGGTCGACCTCGTCCAGCACCGCGGCCAGGATCTCCTCCGTCTCCGTCTCGGTGCGGGCGAGATAATGGCCCACGCCCAGGCGAAACGCCTCCTCGCCGCCGATCCGCTGGCCCAGAACGGCGATCCGGCGCAACTGCCCTGCCCCGATCCGCCGGGCGATGAAGGGCAGGATCTGGGATGGGATGAAGCCGACCTTGGGCTCCGGCAGGGCGAACTTCGCGTCAGCCCGGATGATGGCGACATCGGCGCAACAGGTCATGCCGAAGCCGCCGCCGGCGGCGCCGCCCTCGACCACGGCGACGACCGGAATCGGCATGCGGTCGAGATCGCGCAGCACGTCGCCGAAAAAGCGGTAGGGCTGGAACAGCGGGTCCGCCTCGCCAGGCGCCGGAGCCGGCGGCATCTCCTGCATGGCGTTGAGGTCTCCGCCGGCCGAGAAACTCCCGCCCGCGCCGCGCAGGATCAGCACCCGGGCCTCGGCGTCGGCCCGGACGGCGGCCAGCGCTTCGCCGATCTCCTCCATCATTCGGTGGGTCAGCGCATTGCGGGCCTCGGGCCGGTTGAATGTCAGCCAGGCGCGCGTGCCAACGCGCGCCAGCCGGATGAACTCGAAATCCGGATAGTTCGTCAAATCGCTCCTCCCCTTGGGCGGGGCGGAGTTTATCCGCTTTGGCCGCTCAGGCCAGCCCGGGCTCAGTCCGCGGCTTCGCTCGCGGCGACGGGGCCCAGCAGCCACCAGGTGGGCATCATGCCCTTGCCCTTGACTTCGACTTCGCCGCGGGCCTCGAACGCGTAGGCGCCGTCCAGCGCCTCGACGACTTCGCGCGTGACCTGGATGCGGCCCGGAGCCCCGGTGGTCTCCATGCGGGAAGCGGTGTTCACCGCGTCACCCCAGAGATCGTAGAGAAATCGGCTGTCACCGACCACGCCGGCGATGATCGCCCCGCGCGCCATGCCGATGCGGATGTTCAGCGGCGTCCCGTCCGGCCGGCGGCAATCGCTCATGCTCGCCAGCATGTCGAGCGCCAGCCCGGCCGCCGCGCGCGCGTCGGCGGTGGAGCCCTTGGGCGCGCCGGCGGCGACCATGTAGGCGTCGCCGATGGTCTTGATCTTCTCGACGCCGTGCTTCCGGGTCAGCCGGTCGAAACGCTCGAAGGTGTCCGACAGCATGGCCAGGGTTTCCTCGGGCGCACACTCGGCGGCGATGTTGGTGAAGCCTTCCACGTCGGCGAACAGCACGGTGACGTCGGCCAGTTGCTCCACCACCTGGCTTTCCCCGTCGCGGAGGCGCGCGGCCACCGATTTCGGCAGGATCCGGTCGAGCAGTTCGCGCACCCGCGCGCGCTCCCGGTCGATCAGGTCGTTGTTGGCGAAGTCGAGCCGGCGGAGCTTCTCCACCCGGCGCAGCGCGATCAGCCCGATGATGTTCGCGGTAAGCATCAGCATCACCGCATAGATCGCCTGCTGGAAGTCCGGCGGCGGCCAGGCGAGCCCCAGCGTGATGGCGACGAACAGCGCCGTCGCGAGCAGGGCCGTCACCACGGCCTGGATGTAGAAGAACGGAAACAGCGCATAGATCGCGAAGATGACGATGACGAAGGCATGGTCCAGCGGCGCCGGCTGGCCGCCATAGACGTTGGCCAGCGCCTGGAAGAGCGTGTAGACGAGCGCGCCCAGCATCAGCAGCGCCGGCCATCGCGTGCGGAAGTGCTGAGTGTAGCTGAGGCCCAGGATCGCCAGGAACAGGCCGTTCACGCCCAGCGCCCGCACAAGGGCGATGGTCTCCGCGTTCTCGGGAAAGAAGAACAGGTCCTGCGGGACGAAGACGAGATTGATGGCGATCGTGATCAGGAAGGCCAGGCGGACCGTGCGGAGATTGTCCTCGCGCTGCGTTTCCCGGTAGCGCGCGTCCCACTCCCGGTCGACGAAGCGAAGTGTCAACGGGTGCATCGGCGGCAGCCCCCGTTCCGCCGTGTCCCGGCCGATATGCGTATGCAGGAATCTCATGGCGCCAGCATAGGCCGGGGCTGCCGCCGCGTCAGGTCAATACGGGTAACAATCTGCAACGCCGCACGGCAGTTGACACGCTGCCAACGCGGCCTCTCGAGCTATGCATAAAATGCAATGCTGCACCTGCGAAGAAAACGATTTCGCGGCAGCATCACTGACCTATATAGGGGACGAAAGCGGTCACCCCGAAGCCGCTTCATGGGAGGTCCGGGACAACACGTGTTGAAAGGACTTTGACATGCGACACGAACAGATCGACCACCGCAGCACCGCCGACTACGCGTCCATCGCGCACGGCATGCCGGAATATTACGTGCCTTCCTTCGGCGAGATCGACCACGGCATCGCGCTCGCGCGCCGGGAGCAGTCCCGCATGCTGGCTCAGTGGCTCCGCCAGGGCTTCGCCCGGATCCGCGCCCGGCTCGCCGGCGGCAAGCACCGCGCGGCCTGAGGAGACGACCCGTCCGCGCGGCGCGGCGCCCTCCGGCCCGCGCGGACGGTTCCTGACGGAGCCCGGCGGAAGGCTCATTTGAAATTCCGCCCCTTCGGCATGGCTTCCCGGGCCGGCTCAGGTCGGTCCAGGCGCCATCCCGGCTTTTCCTCCATCCGCTTTCTCGGAACCTGCGGCCGGCGCACCTCGTCGGCGCGGGCGATGCTTCCATCCACGGCTTCCGGCGGCGCGAGGTCCGGATCCTCGGTCAGCGTGGCCAGCTCCCCACTCAGGTCGAACAGCCGTTCGGCCACCACGTGGATCACCAGCCCCTCACGCTGCAGCTTCCCCGACACCCCCAGCAGCCTCGACGTCAGCAGCACCCGGCGGAACCGTTCGAACACGTGCGGCCAGACGACGATGTTGGCCACCCCCGTCTCGTCCTCCAGGGTCGCGAAGATGACCCCGCTGGCGCTGCCCGGACGCTGACGCACCAGCACCAGTCCCGCGATCACCGTGCGGCGGCCGTCCGGCAGCGCCGAAAGCGCCTGCGCGCGTACTGCGCCATGGGCTCCCAGACGCTCCCGCAGCAGCGCGCAGGGATGGGCGCGCAGCGACAGCCTGAGCCGCTGATAGTCGGCGACCACTTCTTCCCCCGGCCGCATCTCCGGCAGATCGACGGCCGGTTCCTCGATCAGGTCGAAGGGCCGGTTGTGGCCGGCCGCGCCGGCCCGGGCCTCGGCGGCGGCGAACAGCGGCAGCGGTTCGGGCTCCACCGCGCGCACCGCCCAGAGCGCGCGGCGGCGGTCGAGCCCCATGGAGCCGAAGGCGTCGGCATCGGCCAGCACGCGAAGCGTCGTCTGGTCCAGCCCGGCCCGCCGCGCCAGTTCCTGCACCGTGGCGTAGCCGCCTTCCGGCCGCGCCGCGGCGATGCGGTCCGCCGCCTCCGCGTTCAGTCCCTTGACGAGGCGGAAGCCGAGCCGCACCGCCGTCCCGAGGCCGGTCTTCGGATCGGGCGCCGGCAGGGGCTCCAGCAGGTGGTCCGGCATGGAATGATTGACGTCGACGGGGCGGACCTCGACGCCATGGTCGCGGGCGTCGCGGACGAGCTGCGCCGGGGCGTAGAAGCCCATGGGCTGGCTGTTGAGGATGGCGGCGCAGAAGACGTCCGGATAATGCCGTTTCAGCCAGGCCGAGACGTAGACCAGCAGGGCGAAGCTGGCGGCGTGGCTTTCGGGAAAACCGTACTCGCCGAAACCCTCGATCTGGCGGAAGCAGCGCTCGGCGAAATCGCGTTCATAGCCGCGTTCCGCCATGCCCTCGACCAGCTTCTCCTGGAAGGTGTGGATGGTGCCGACCTTGCGGAAGGTGGCCATGGCGCGGCGCAGACGGTCCGCCTCGGAGGGCGTGAAGCCGGCCGCGACGATGGCGATCTGCATCGCCTGCTCCTGGAACAGCGGCACGCCCATGGTCTTGCCCAGCACCCGGCGCAGCTCCTCGGATGGAAAATCCACCTTCTCCTCGCCGTTGCGGCGTCTGAGATAGGGATGGACCATGTCGCCCTGGATGGGGCCGGGGCGAACGATCGCCACCTCGATCACCAGATCGTAGAAGGTCCGCGGCTTCAGGCGTGGCAGCATGGTCATCTGGGCCCGGCTTTCGACCTGGAAGACACCCACCGAATCGGCCTCGCAGAGCATGTCGTAGACCGCCGGATCGTCGGGCGGGACCGAGGCCAGGTCCATCGGCCGGCCATAGCTCTCGTCCAGCATGCGGAAGGCCTTGGCGATACAGGTCAGCATGCCGAGGCCGAGCACGTCGACCTTCATCAGGCCGAGCGCGTCCAGATCGTCCTTGTCCCACTGGATGACCGTGCGGTCGGCCATCGCCGCGTTCTCGACCGGCACCAGCTCCGACAGCGGCCCGCGGCTGATGACGAAGCCGCCGACATGCTGCGAGAGATGACGCGGAAAGCCCTGCAGTTCGCGAGCGAGGCGGAGCGCCTCCGCCACGGTCGGATCCGCCGGATCGAGGCCGGCCTCGGCAATGCGGTCGTCCTGCAGCCCCTCCCGCCAGACGCTTTTCGTCATGGCCTCCACCGCGTCCAGCGACAGGCCGAGCGCCTTGCCGACCTCCCGCATGGCGCTCTTCGAGCGGTAGGAGATCACCGTCGCCGCCAGCCCCGCCCGGTCGCGGCCGTATTTTTCGTAGATGTACTGGATCACCTCCTCGCGGCGCTCGTGCTCGAAGTCGACGTCGATGTCAGGCGGTTCGTCGCGCTCGGCGCTGACGAAGCGCTCGAACAGAAGGTCCATGCGCGCCGGATCCACCGAGGTGACGCCCAGGCAGTAACAGACCGCTGAATTGGCCGCCGAGCCGCGTCCCTGGCAGAGGATGCCGCGCTCGCGCGCGAAGCGGACGATGTCGTGGACGGTCAGGAAATAGGGCGCGTAGCCCAGCTGTGCGATCAGTTCCAGCTCATGGGCGATCTGCGCCGCCACCTTCGCCGGCAGACCGTCCGGATAGCGCCCCGCCGCGCCCGCGCGGGTCAGCCGCGCCAGGGTCTGTTGCGGGCTCTCGCCGGGATCGACCA
This genomic window from Minwuia thermotolerans contains:
- a CDS encoding Mov34/MPN/PAD-1 family protein; translated protein: MTSGRVALPEDCAGEIFAALSGSFPEEGCGLLVGRLEDGSVRIESVVPSPNIAEAREKTFEIDPGLRLRTQREARAAGLEIVGHYHSHPFGEPIPSDTDRGRAAGEPELVWLIMGLRWGGAQGLAAWRMAPGLEPERLALDIIEQGNAG
- a CDS encoding threonine aldolase family protein, yielding MNFASDNIAGVHPRIMEALQSANAGFSPSYGADDLTASLEARLKDIFETDLAVFPVATGSAANCLALSALSPPWGAIYCHDHAHIFDDECCGPEFYTGGAKLYPVEAEHGRLTVEGLRAGLGRFKAGFDHHPQPAAISLTQCTEWGAVYPVDRIAALSDLAHAHGCRVHMDGARFANALASLDVSPAEMTWKAGVDALSFGATKNGAMAAEAVIFFDTDLAKDFIYRRKRAGHLFSKMRFLSAQLLAYLEDDLWLENARHANRAAARLHDGLARLNSVAFAAPVEANELFVALPEDTAALLREAGASFHTMSKDGRDVSRLVTSFATGDDEVDRFIGICGG
- a CDS encoding UbiH/UbiF/VisC/COQ6 family ubiquinone biosynthesis hydroxylase → MAEQRTRVLIVGGGLVGLSLAAALGRAGIETMVVDREAPETTVAPPFDGRASAIAAASWRMLQRLDVAPRIRDVQPIEEIRVSDGNAPLFLHYDHRDLGDEPLGQMVENRFTRRALLDSVAELDSVILAAPMSVGRLRRGQAGVEASLSDGTLVRAELCVAADGRQSRLREEAGIDAIVRRYPQDGIVCTIAHELPHRAIAHERFLPAGPFAILPLTANRSSLVWTERSDLAPAFLELDAAAFAHEIQRRVGGFLGDLEVVGPRFRYPLTLVLAQDYHAHRLALIGDAAHGIHPIAGQGFNLGLRDVAALTEILEEAAGIGMDLGDATLLARYEQWRRTDSVVLAGVTDILNRLFSNDLPPIRLVRDLGLAAVNRTKPLRRFFMRHAMGDVGDSPALLRR
- a CDS encoding cation:proton antiporter, with the protein product MHEGIWTTILGLFGLMTIAVLILPVAKRYKFPYTVLLAVVGIILGLLISAAHDAHLGPVSDLLHSFESFDLTSEIIIFVFLPALVFESSLSIDVRKLMADIRPILFLAVIGLLISAFMVGGAVYAVSGMGFVVCLLLGAILSATDPVAVVAIFKDLGAPKRLAILVEGESLFNDATAIVLFNILVAMILGAAEADLIGGAFGFLQVFVGGIVVGYLMARGFAWVIGHVGGIALVEVTLTISLAYLSFLVAEHYLHVSGVMAVVTAALVMGSYGRTTISGHGWHLLQETWENLGFWANSLIFVLVGMAVPQILSVFTGGMWTTLVVLIATAFFARGLLTHAVLPVLSRSGIAANVSLGFRTVMWWGGLRGAVSLALALAVLENEAFPVDVRNFIAALVCAFVLFTLFVNATTVGAVMKAFGLDRLSPADLAVRNRTIARALDDISKAVPRWAERHNIPGEVGAQVAGDYARRVEEMNTAEGTAVELSDGDWLKIGLLATVGRERQGYLDHYSRGYVPSATARELVALTDELMDATKTGGVEGYRSAADKLLEFNWRFMLSMQVQRRFGMAGPLGKRLANRMERLRTVIAVLAEVRDQGIDDIRALVGDPAADRLCEILDERRETVMSALNALRVQYPDYAGKLQRRYLQQVAIRRERSDYARLHDEAIIGAEIYANLQQELEEREDELGQRPALDLGLDPEQLVAGVPLFQGLSQDRIQAIAALLKSELALPGENLCRKGETGDAMYFVSSGAIEVRVEPEPVMLGSGDFFGEIALLKDAPRTADVVAKTFSDLLILERRDFQKLLDANPDLRKTIETVAEERLSA
- a CDS encoding enoyl-CoA hydratase/isomerase family protein encodes the protein MTNYPDFEFIRLARVGTRAWLTFNRPEARNALTHRMMEEIGEALAAVRADAEARVLILRGAGGSFSAGGDLNAMQEMPPAPAPGEADPLFQPYRFFGDVLRDLDRMPIPVVAVVEGGAAGGGFGMTCCADVAIIRADAKFALPEPKVGFIPSQILPFIARRIGAGQLRRIAVLGQRIGGEEAFRLGVGHYLARTETETEEILAAVLDEVDRNDPAAVAAVKEIVLMTEEAALDETLDKAAQHLIRLLRRPEAPAGMRAFLNKQPPPWLARAREMNGAGRKQPHPVQSRASPDGSDN
- a CDS encoding adenylate/guanylate cyclase domain-containing protein, which codes for MRFLHTHIGRDTAERGLPPMHPLTLRFVDREWDARYRETQREDNLRTVRLAFLITIAINLVFVPQDLFFFPENAETIALVRALGVNGLFLAILGLSYTQHFRTRWPALLMLGALVYTLFQALANVYGGQPAPLDHAFVIVIFAIYALFPFFYIQAVVTALLATALFVAITLGLAWPPPDFQQAIYAVMLMLTANIIGLIALRRVEKLRRLDFANNDLIDRERARVRELLDRILPKSVAARLRDGESQVVEQLADVTVLFADVEGFTNIAAECAPEETLAMLSDTFERFDRLTRKHGVEKIKTIGDAYMVAAGAPKGSTADARAAAGLALDMLASMSDCRRPDGTPLNIRIGMARGAIIAGVVGDSRFLYDLWGDAVNTASRMETTGAPGRIQVTREVVEALDGAYAFEARGEVEVKGKGMMPTWWLLGPVAASEAAD
- a CDS encoding error-prone DNA polymerase, with translation MTAYAEWQITSNFSFLEGGSHAEELAAQAQALGLAGIGIADRNSLAGVVRGHLAAKSLDLPFRPGCRLVFRDGAEMLVYPSDRAAYGRLSRLITLGRRRAEKGECHLDFEDAAAAAEGLVAIALSADAGFLGRVRDAFGGRAYLAAWMLRRGDDRRRLGERLALSRHFGLPLIAANDVRYHVPERRRLQDVLTCIAEGCTIHEAGRRLAANAERHLKAPAEMARLFADAPDAVMRTLEVLERTGFSLDELAYEYPDEVVDPGESPQQTLARLTRAGAAGRYPDGLPAKVAAQIAHELELIAQLGYAPYFLTVHDIVRFARERGILCQGRGSAANSAVCYCLGVTSVDPARMDLLFERFVSAERDEPPDIDVDFEHERREEVIQYIYEKYGRDRAGLAATVISYRSKSAMREVGKALGLSLDAVEAMTKSVWREGLQDDRIAEAGLDPADPTVAEALRLARELQGFPRHLSQHVGGFVISRGPLSELVPVENAAMADRTVIQWDKDDLDALGLMKVDVLGLGMLTCIAKAFRMLDESYGRPMDLASVPPDDPAVYDMLCEADSVGVFQVESRAQMTMLPRLKPRTFYDLVIEVAIVRPGPIQGDMVHPYLRRRNGEEKVDFPSEELRRVLGKTMGVPLFQEQAMQIAIVAAGFTPSEADRLRRAMATFRKVGTIHTFQEKLVEGMAERGYERDFAERCFRQIEGFGEYGFPESHAASFALLVYVSAWLKRHYPDVFCAAILNSQPMGFYAPAQLVRDARDHGVEVRPVDVNHSMPDHLLEPLPAPDPKTGLGTAVRLGFRLVKGLNAEAADRIAAARPEGGYATVQELARRAGLDQTTLRVLADADAFGSMGLDRRRALWAVRAVEPEPLPLFAAAEARAGAAGHNRPFDLIEEPAVDLPEMRPGEEVVADYQRLRLSLRAHPCALLRERLGAHGAVRAQALSALPDGRRTVIAGLVLVRQRPGSASGVIFATLEDETGVANIVVWPHVFERFRRVLLTSRLLGVSGKLQREGLVIHVVAERLFDLSGELATLTEDPDLAPPEAVDGSIARADEVRRPQVPRKRMEEKPGWRLDRPEPAREAMPKGRNFK